A genomic stretch from Edaphobacter aggregans includes:
- a CDS encoding radical SAM protein, which translates to MHLEQHTEHQPNFRLDVPLHDLLTKSTATQPGLHSSGPPQKFPDPVFPQHPELIVPIAPTDGWVPPEKRTWTPGQIYHTMQGWLFPYIRSRVTAGDFHPLIAYLFTEFKCNLDCHYCWAFDNKVKGMTEDTAKRSIDWLHGTGCRVLAYMGGEPLLRPDLIHRITYYAAKKNFWIYLPTNARLLHTDVIDKLADAGISTFNIAVDAVDLKPGLPKALAPIREQFDYLIRKQYGYGFSVFLNINICRNNLDDVRQLTEIAHDNGIATDYHINESPLLEQDEHFKHADNNVTYITKDDWPAVEETIQWLTEKQDSGYKMVNSNTRLWQMVDFMKGNHFPWNCRAGQNSMIIRVDGTLAPCFPMYTASYDWGVVGSHKFDTKQLDHQKETCQTHCFSTLNHILGWCYNDQRVIKYFFKQLAHGFQGMNGQL; encoded by the coding sequence ATGCATCTGGAGCAGCATACCGAACATCAGCCGAACTTTAGGCTTGACGTCCCGCTGCACGATTTACTCACCAAATCCACGGCAACCCAGCCGGGATTGCACTCTAGCGGACCACCTCAAAAATTTCCCGACCCTGTTTTCCCGCAGCATCCCGAACTGATCGTGCCGATCGCTCCGACCGATGGGTGGGTTCCACCTGAAAAACGCACGTGGACCCCGGGGCAGATATATCACACGATGCAAGGCTGGCTGTTCCCTTACATTCGCTCCAGGGTCACAGCGGGAGATTTTCATCCACTTATCGCGTATCTCTTCACTGAATTCAAGTGCAATCTCGATTGTCACTACTGCTGGGCCTTCGACAACAAAGTCAAAGGAATGACTGAGGATACGGCAAAGCGATCCATCGATTGGCTCCATGGCACAGGCTGCCGCGTTCTGGCCTATATGGGCGGTGAGCCCCTGCTGCGCCCGGATCTCATTCATCGAATTACCTACTACGCCGCAAAGAAGAACTTCTGGATCTACCTGCCAACCAACGCGCGGCTATTGCATACCGATGTGATCGACAAGCTCGCTGATGCGGGAATCTCCACTTTCAACATTGCTGTTGATGCCGTCGATCTGAAGCCTGGTCTTCCCAAAGCGCTGGCGCCGATTCGTGAGCAGTTCGACTATCTGATCCGTAAGCAGTACGGGTATGGCTTCTCGGTCTTCCTTAACATCAACATCTGCCGCAACAACTTGGATGATGTGCGACAGCTTACCGAGATAGCTCACGACAATGGAATCGCAACCGACTATCACATCAACGAGTCTCCATTGCTCGAGCAGGATGAACACTTCAAACACGCGGACAACAATGTCACCTACATCACCAAGGATGACTGGCCAGCCGTAGAGGAGACTATTCAATGGCTGACCGAGAAGCAGGACTCCGGCTACAAAATGGTGAATTCGAACACTCGACTATGGCAGATGGTCGACTTTATGAAAGGCAATCATTTCCCCTGGAACTGCCGAGCTGGACAAAACTCGATGATCATTCGTGTTGATGGAACGCTGGCCCCCTGTTTTCCGATGTACACGGCTAGCTATGACTGGGGCGTAGTAGGGAGCCATAAATTCGACACGAAACAACTTGATCACCAAAAAGAAACTTGCCAAACTCACTGTTTTTCTACGCTCAATCACATACTCGGCTGGTGCTACAACGACCAGCGCGTTATTAAATATTTCTTCAAGCAGCTTGCACATGGTTTCCAGGGGATGAATGGGCAACTGTAA
- a CDS encoding activator of (R)-2-hydroxyglutaryl-CoA dehydratase yields MREFKKPVERTFTAAERDYVTILFGGLTWKHEEMIKAVFHGSGYRCENIPTPIVDDFQAGKEFGNNGQCNPTYFTVGNLVRYLQKLEQQGETRQQIIDNYVFFTAGSCGPCRFGMYEAEYRFALKNAGFDGFRVLLFQQTDGIKAASGEPGLKFSVDFGMGMLNALNLGDVINELVYQVRPFEVNKGETDRVIQESVKTLTDTLRDRKRWHIMDAAPSWAKPYLEKHEKLESIGCTLGKIGNNLYGKEYVDALHACRDSINSIEVDRFRVKPVIKITGEFWAQTTEGDGNFNMFAFLEKEGAQVLVEPIATWIAYMMFVAKEGAKARADAEAPYRDPKWYEIKKRLTNDLKIFKKTGGLSAGSVMWTYFYHRTIKHMGDTAHHLIPQKELSRLAHPFYHQLARGGEGYMEVGKNVYYTVNHLCHMVLALKPFGCMPSTQSDGVQSRVVNKFKDMIFLPIETSGEGEVNAHSRVQMALAEAKAKARAEFDGVLQQTGRSLEELREYVDEHPHLKRALYKVPHRQGIAGTAAQFAWHVSDLMKKDSAYRRRIRTAVPLQRVA; encoded by the coding sequence ATGCGTGAGTTCAAGAAGCCTGTTGAGCGGACGTTCACAGCGGCTGAGCGTGACTACGTGACGATTCTCTTTGGCGGTCTGACCTGGAAGCACGAAGAGATGATAAAGGCTGTCTTCCACGGCAGCGGCTACCGTTGCGAAAACATTCCCACACCGATTGTGGATGACTTCCAGGCCGGAAAAGAGTTCGGAAACAATGGCCAGTGCAATCCGACCTACTTTACGGTTGGCAACCTGGTGCGCTACCTCCAGAAGCTAGAACAACAGGGTGAGACACGCCAGCAGATCATCGACAACTATGTCTTCTTCACCGCAGGATCCTGTGGACCGTGCCGTTTCGGCATGTATGAAGCTGAATATCGCTTTGCGCTGAAAAACGCGGGCTTCGATGGCTTCCGAGTTTTGCTATTCCAGCAGACAGATGGCATCAAGGCTGCCAGCGGAGAACCGGGTCTGAAATTTTCTGTCGACTTCGGTATGGGCATGCTTAACGCACTCAATCTTGGCGATGTCATTAATGAGCTTGTATACCAGGTGCGTCCCTTCGAAGTTAATAAAGGCGAGACGGATCGCGTCATACAAGAGTCTGTAAAGACGTTGACCGATACGTTGCGAGACAGGAAGCGATGGCACATCATGGATGCGGCTCCTTCTTGGGCGAAGCCATATCTCGAGAAGCACGAGAAGCTCGAATCCATTGGCTGCACCCTTGGGAAGATCGGCAACAACCTATACGGCAAAGAATACGTAGATGCGTTGCATGCTTGTCGCGACAGCATCAACTCAATTGAAGTCGACCGCTTCCGTGTGAAGCCGGTCATTAAAATCACCGGTGAGTTCTGGGCGCAAACGACTGAGGGTGACGGCAACTTCAATATGTTTGCCTTCCTCGAAAAAGAAGGGGCACAGGTGCTGGTCGAACCAATCGCGACATGGATCGCCTACATGATGTTCGTTGCCAAAGAGGGCGCCAAAGCGCGAGCGGATGCTGAAGCTCCTTATCGCGACCCCAAGTGGTATGAAATTAAAAAACGCCTCACCAATGATCTAAAGATATTTAAGAAGACCGGTGGCTTGAGCGCAGGTAGCGTTATGTGGACCTATTTCTATCACCGCACCATCAAGCATATGGGTGATACCGCGCATCACCTAATCCCACAGAAAGAACTGTCGCGGCTGGCGCATCCCTTCTACCATCAACTCGCTCGCGGTGGAGAGGGCTATATGGAAGTGGGTAAGAATGTCTATTACACCGTGAACCACCTCTGTCACATGGTGTTGGCACTGAAGCCGTTTGGTTGCATGCCATCGACACAATCAGACGGTGTCCAGTCGCGCGTCGTCAATAAGTTCAAGGACATGATCTTCCTGCCGATTGAGACTTCAGGAGAGGGTGAAGTGAACGCGCATAGCCGAGTTCAGATGGCGCTTGCAGAAGCAAAGGCGAAGGCGCGTGCTGAATTCGATGGAGTGCTACAGCAAACTGGGAGGTCCCTCGAGGAGTTGCGAGAGTATGTCGACGAGCATCCGCACCTTAAGCGCGCGCTTTATAAGGTTCCACACCGGCAGGGCATCGCTGGTACTGCGGCTCAATTCGCCTGGCATGTAAGCGATCTAATGAAAAAAGATAGCGCGTATCGTCGGAGGATTCGAACAGCTGTCCCTCTCCAGCGAGTTGCGTAA
- a CDS encoding BadF/BadG/BcrA/BcrD ATPase family protein, with product MQQFLAGLDVGSTTVKAIVVDAATDKTIWQDYQRHETRQPEKVLEFLRRMEEDTGIAPENTRIFVTGSGGGTIAEMIGAKFVQEVHAVSLAVEKLHPEVYSVIELGGQDAKIIVFKDDEETGRKKKIPSMNDKCAGGTGAVIDKINAKLKIPAAELANQGYHNVKLHKVAGKCGVFAETDINGLQKTGTPSDELMASLFEAIVLQNLSVLTRGHTLRPHVLLLGGPNGFIRGMREAWQANIPRMWKERKVEIPEGTNPEELIKVPENAQYFAALGSVEFGKEEEPAIGRYLGTEKLIYYIDYGRAEEKATSGGKGLVAEDAELVAFKSAYAKKKFNVAEFYPGQTITGFIGIDAGSTSTKAVVLDKEGEILCKTYQLSNGNPIQDTIEVFEKLRAQIETKGATLEVLGVATTGYAKDILKDVLNADVALVETVAHTESALKFYDDPHVIVDVGGQDIKLIVLKDGRVKDFKLNTQCSAGNGYFLQSTAEGFGIKVDEFADIAFAAKSMPSFGYGCAVFMQSDIVNFQRQGWRSEEILAGLADVLPKNVFLYVASIPNLAALGTRFVLQGGTQNNLAVVKAEVDFIKSSFRANGREPEIIVHEHCGESGAIGAAQEALRLWRNGRQTTFIGLEAVANIRYHTTRNEDTRCYFCKNNCLRTFIDVDVTGEKSHEHKHSHAVAEDRAATVEEIAEVVSTLPSLEQIQANLPPVESHGSCSSGGHSSPSVFKAKVEPLVQIQLTPGSNKVVELPKPTEFQPRKTKVPLKVGEQRLIIATCEKGAVEDLDEMKGIKADIDKIKAINPNYVDIAARDVFRHREVEIVSDSIPSTKGLFFSKTTKERAALMEQRKEYRVGIPRLLNTYTYGPFFNAYFASLGLKSENIIYSDYTTPELYRAGASRGAIDPCYPSKIGIAHVYNLLATKHTKKPLHAIWFPMYDVLHTHLVNLTGSNACPTVTATPETVKAAFTKESDIFSENGIVYMDPILNLQDERICADQMFRAWSPVLGLSREENERAVAVGFKSLHECEVEIRRQARETLDQLEREDRIGIVMLGRVYHHDPGLNHEIMEEFQKLGYPVFSQSTLPLDEDLLDRLFGEEVRAGLITHPLDISDVWKNRYSTSTNHKVWAAKFTARHPNLVALEVSSFKCGHDAPIYGVIEGIIEQSGTPYFSFKDLDENKPSGSIRIRVETIDYFLRRYREDIIKRRSLETDIETQLAVFEQSLRSKPRGELAMAGD from the coding sequence ATGCAACAATTCCTGGCTGGTCTGGACGTGGGTTCTACGACCGTCAAAGCGATTGTGGTCGACGCAGCGACGGACAAGACCATATGGCAGGACTACCAGCGTCACGAGACGCGTCAGCCAGAGAAGGTCCTTGAGTTCCTGCGCCGGATGGAAGAGGACACGGGAATTGCACCAGAAAACACGCGAATATTCGTCACAGGCTCGGGGGGCGGAACTATCGCAGAAATGATTGGTGCGAAGTTTGTCCAGGAGGTACATGCCGTCTCGCTCGCGGTCGAAAAACTTCATCCAGAGGTTTACTCCGTTATCGAACTAGGTGGACAGGATGCAAAGATCATCGTGTTCAAAGACGATGAAGAGACTGGTCGCAAGAAGAAGATCCCATCGATGAATGACAAGTGCGCCGGAGGCACTGGGGCCGTCATCGACAAGATCAATGCCAAGCTCAAGATTCCCGCTGCAGAGCTCGCAAATCAGGGATATCACAACGTCAAACTACACAAGGTTGCCGGCAAGTGCGGCGTCTTTGCCGAGACCGACATCAACGGACTACAGAAGACCGGCACACCGTCTGACGAGTTGATGGCCTCTCTCTTTGAAGCCATCGTGCTACAGAATCTCAGCGTACTGACACGCGGACATACCCTGCGGCCCCATGTTCTTCTCCTTGGCGGTCCGAACGGATTTATCCGTGGCATGCGCGAAGCATGGCAAGCCAACATTCCGCGTATGTGGAAGGAACGCAAGGTTGAAATTCCGGAAGGCACAAATCCGGAGGAGTTGATTAAGGTCCCCGAGAACGCGCAATACTTCGCGGCACTGGGATCGGTCGAATTTGGCAAAGAGGAAGAGCCCGCAATAGGTCGTTACCTCGGCACCGAAAAGCTTATCTACTACATTGACTACGGACGCGCAGAAGAAAAGGCAACCTCTGGTGGCAAAGGTTTGGTTGCGGAAGACGCTGAGCTAGTCGCCTTCAAGTCGGCTTACGCGAAGAAGAAATTTAACGTCGCAGAGTTTTATCCGGGGCAAACGATCACTGGTTTCATCGGAATTGACGCAGGATCGACTTCGACCAAGGCTGTTGTACTCGACAAAGAAGGCGAGATTCTGTGCAAGACCTACCAGCTTTCGAACGGCAATCCGATTCAGGATACGATCGAAGTTTTTGAGAAGCTTCGAGCGCAGATCGAGACGAAAGGCGCGACGCTCGAAGTACTCGGTGTCGCCACTACCGGTTATGCCAAAGACATTCTCAAGGATGTTCTGAACGCCGACGTTGCTCTTGTGGAGACAGTCGCACACACGGAGTCGGCGCTAAAGTTCTACGACGATCCCCATGTCATCGTGGACGTTGGCGGCCAGGACATCAAACTCATCGTTCTGAAAGATGGCCGTGTAAAGGACTTCAAGCTGAACACACAATGCTCCGCCGGGAACGGATACTTCTTGCAATCGACTGCTGAGGGCTTCGGCATAAAGGTCGACGAGTTTGCCGACATTGCCTTCGCCGCCAAATCTATGCCATCGTTCGGCTATGGATGCGCCGTGTTCATGCAATCCGACATCGTCAACTTCCAGCGGCAAGGTTGGCGATCAGAAGAGATACTCGCAGGTCTCGCCGATGTTCTTCCTAAGAATGTCTTCCTCTACGTCGCGAGCATTCCTAATCTCGCAGCTCTGGGCACACGTTTTGTCCTCCAGGGTGGCACACAGAATAATCTTGCTGTAGTCAAAGCGGAGGTGGACTTCATTAAATCCAGCTTCCGCGCGAACGGAAGAGAGCCGGAGATTATCGTTCACGAGCACTGCGGCGAGTCCGGCGCAATCGGCGCCGCGCAGGAGGCCCTCCGACTCTGGCGCAATGGTCGTCAGACAACGTTTATTGGTCTTGAAGCCGTTGCAAACATCCGTTATCACACAACACGCAATGAAGATACCCGCTGCTACTTTTGCAAGAACAATTGCCTGCGCACCTTTATCGACGTCGATGTTACGGGTGAAAAGAGCCACGAGCACAAGCACTCCCATGCTGTCGCAGAAGACCGCGCGGCCACGGTGGAAGAGATAGCAGAAGTCGTATCTACCCTGCCGTCACTTGAGCAGATCCAGGCAAATCTTCCGCCAGTTGAATCGCATGGTTCTTGCAGCAGTGGTGGGCACAGTTCTCCCTCAGTGTTCAAAGCTAAGGTAGAACCGCTAGTCCAAATTCAATTGACTCCCGGATCGAACAAGGTCGTCGAGCTGCCGAAACCAACAGAGTTTCAGCCACGCAAGACCAAGGTTCCCTTGAAAGTAGGAGAACAACGGCTCATTATCGCCACGTGCGAAAAGGGTGCCGTGGAAGATCTCGACGAGATGAAGGGCATCAAGGCCGATATCGACAAAATCAAAGCCATCAATCCGAACTACGTTGATATCGCTGCGCGCGATGTCTTCCGCCATCGTGAGGTAGAGATCGTCTCCGACTCCATCCCATCTACCAAGGGGTTGTTCTTTTCGAAGACAACAAAGGAACGTGCCGCTCTCATGGAGCAGCGCAAGGAATACCGCGTAGGAATTCCGCGCCTCCTGAACACGTACACTTACGGGCCGTTCTTCAATGCGTACTTCGCCAGCCTCGGGCTAAAGTCTGAAAATATCATCTACTCCGATTACACGACGCCCGAACTTTATCGTGCAGGTGCAAGCCGCGGAGCGATCGACCCCTGCTATCCCTCAAAAATCGGCATCGCGCACGTCTACAATCTCCTCGCCACCAAACACACAAAGAAGCCGCTCCATGCGATCTGGTTCCCGATGTATGACGTATTGCATACGCATCTCGTAAACCTGACTGGATCGAATGCATGCCCCACAGTCACGGCAACCCCAGAGACGGTCAAAGCTGCCTTCACCAAGGAAAGCGACATCTTCTCCGAAAACGGCATCGTGTACATGGATCCAATCTTGAATCTCCAAGATGAGAGGATATGTGCTGATCAGATGTTTAGGGCCTGGAGCCCTGTATTAGGTCTAAGCCGCGAAGAAAATGAACGTGCAGTCGCCGTTGGATTCAAGTCCTTACATGAATGCGAAGTTGAAATTCGCCGGCAGGCGCGTGAGACCCTCGATCAACTCGAACGCGAAGACCGCATTGGCATTGTGATGCTGGGCCGCGTCTATCATCACGACCCCGGTCTCAACCACGAGATCATGGAAGAGTTTCAGAAACTAGGGTATCCAGTCTTTTCCCAAAGCACGTTGCCCCTGGACGAAGATTTGCTTGACCGACTATTTGGGGAGGAGGTTCGCGCTGGACTGATCACCCACCCACTGGACATCAGCGATGTGTGGAAGAATCGTTACTCCACCAGCACCAACCATAAGGTATGGGCTGCGAAATTTACGGCGCGCCACCCCAACCTGGTTGCTCTCGAGGTTTCCAGCTTCAAGTGCGGCCACGATGCTCCTATCTATGGAGTCATCGAAGGCATCATCGAACAATCAGGCACGCCCTATTTCTCATTTAAGGATCTTGACGAAAACAAGCCCTCAGGCTCCATCCGAATTCGTGTCGAGACGATCGATTATTTCCTGCGCCGTTATCGCGAAGACATCATCAAACGGCGAAGCCTCGAAACCGATATCGAAACACAATTAGCTGTTTTCGAACAGTCACTTCGCAGTAAACCACGAGGTGAGTTGGCAATGGCAGGTGATTAG
- a CDS encoding ABC transporter permease, producing the protein MSASWSLINRFVFSNLARRPIRTILSVLAIAVEVTMILTLVGVSYGTLDGTARRARGVGADILIRPPGSSIISLSTAPMSDKLVSLLASRPGVAMAIGTVVQPLQGLDTVTGLDLNQFSKMSGGFHFLEGGPFQTDDDILIDEFYAREKRLHAGDNLNLIGHDWHVAGVFESGKLTRICIRLPVLQQLTGNPNHLSQIYLKVDNPAHVQDVVDELRKTLPGYPVYTMEEFTSLLSINSVGLLRNFIGVVIAIAIVVGFIVVSMAMYTAVLERTREIGILRSLGASSSFIFSLLLKETLLLALVGTGIGIVFTYFAQWSIEHIGHSGLTQETVYAWWPIAGAIAITGAILGTLAPAFKAIHQEVTQALSYE; encoded by the coding sequence ATGAGTGCATCGTGGAGTTTAATCAATCGGTTCGTCTTCTCCAACCTTGCTCGTCGACCCATTCGCACTATCCTGAGTGTTCTGGCTATCGCGGTTGAAGTAACGATGATCCTTACCCTGGTCGGCGTCAGTTACGGGACGCTCGACGGAACAGCTCGTCGAGCTCGCGGTGTCGGAGCGGATATTCTGATCCGTCCACCTGGATCATCGATCATATCGCTCAGTACCGCTCCAATGAGCGATAAGCTAGTTTCGTTGCTCGCTAGCCGACCCGGAGTCGCAATGGCCATCGGTACGGTCGTTCAGCCTCTTCAAGGTCTCGATACGGTCACCGGCCTCGACCTCAACCAGTTTTCAAAGATGAGTGGAGGCTTTCACTTTCTGGAAGGCGGCCCTTTTCAAACGGATGACGACATTCTTATCGATGAATTCTATGCGCGCGAAAAAAGACTCCACGCGGGCGATAATCTTAACCTGATTGGCCACGATTGGCATGTAGCGGGTGTCTTCGAGTCCGGCAAGCTTACCCGGATATGCATCAGGCTGCCGGTCCTGCAGCAACTAACCGGAAATCCAAACCACTTAAGCCAGATCTATCTCAAGGTCGACAATCCTGCTCATGTGCAGGATGTTGTCGACGAACTCCGCAAGACACTCCCCGGATATCCGGTTTATACGATGGAAGAATTCACGTCTCTTCTGTCGATCAACAGCGTCGGCTTGTTGCGCAACTTTATTGGCGTTGTAATCGCAATTGCTATTGTTGTGGGATTCATTGTCGTCTCAATGGCGATGTATACCGCTGTTCTTGAGCGCACCCGTGAGATCGGTATTCTGAGGTCGCTAGGTGCATCCTCATCGTTCATCTTCAGCCTTCTTTTGAAAGAGACACTCCTCCTGGCTCTCGTTGGTACTGGCATAGGCATCGTGTTTACTTATTTCGCCCAATGGTCGATCGAGCACATTGGACACTCCGGCCTAACGCAGGAGACCGTCTACGCTTGGTGGCCTATAGCAGGTGCGATTGCCATTACAGGTGCAATACTTGGCACCTTGGCCCCGGCGTTCAAGGCTATCCACCAAGAAGTAACTCAGGCACTTTCCTATGAATAG
- a CDS encoding MBL fold metallo-hydrolase RNA specificity domain-containing protein translates to MGIRLHFWGAAQTVTGSSHHLECAGQNILLDCGLFQGRRQEAVEINSHLALPDEQLAGQGTGGLNAVVLSHAHIDHSGNLPSLAKRGYRGPIYATASTIDLCGPMLKDSAHIQEGDADFMNRRRGRRNLLKLPQGAEPVQPLYTQEDAEQVSRQMQQIQMHEPKLLAGSTKDAGFSVSLSNAGHMLGSTCVLVEAVEKGQTTRLLFSGDVGRKDLPIIRDPDAAPVADYLIMESTYGNRLHQPIGPVKQKLARLVKRTIGRGGHIIVPAFAVERTQQLVLLLHQLIDEKQIPDIPIFVDSPLAVAVTDVFRKHTEDWDKEACVFYSKGTDPFGWERLRYTRTVQESKALNDLRVPFLVMSASGMCEAGRILHHLKNGIEDPRNLVLITGYQAANTLGRKIVDRLPEVNIFGEPMRLRAEVDSIGELSGHADQSELLAWMEPAVKGLKKVFLVHGEPLAQEALKEEIEKRYGLEVVCPKRGDRFEVS, encoded by the coding sequence ATGGGCATTCGATTGCATTTTTGGGGCGCAGCACAGACGGTTACGGGATCGTCTCATCATCTCGAGTGTGCCGGGCAGAATATTCTGCTGGACTGCGGGCTGTTTCAAGGGCGGCGGCAGGAGGCGGTTGAGATCAATTCGCATCTGGCTTTGCCAGACGAGCAGCTTGCGGGGCAGGGAACTGGCGGGTTGAACGCGGTGGTATTGTCGCATGCGCATATTGACCATAGCGGCAATCTGCCGTCGCTAGCGAAGCGAGGGTATAGGGGGCCGATCTACGCGACTGCTTCGACGATCGATCTATGCGGGCCGATGCTCAAAGATAGTGCCCATATTCAGGAAGGCGATGCGGATTTCATGAATCGGCGGCGTGGACGCAGGAACTTGTTGAAGCTGCCGCAAGGTGCTGAACCGGTTCAGCCGCTCTATACGCAAGAGGATGCCGAGCAGGTGAGCCGGCAGATGCAGCAGATACAGATGCACGAGCCGAAGCTGCTGGCTGGTTCGACGAAAGACGCGGGGTTCAGCGTGTCGCTGTCGAACGCGGGGCATATGCTGGGCTCGACCTGTGTCCTGGTCGAGGCTGTAGAGAAAGGGCAGACAACGCGGCTACTCTTTTCTGGTGATGTAGGGCGCAAAGACCTGCCGATTATTCGCGATCCGGATGCGGCGCCGGTTGCAGATTATCTGATTATGGAGAGCACGTATGGAAATCGGCTGCATCAACCGATTGGGCCGGTGAAGCAGAAGCTGGCCAGGTTGGTGAAGCGGACGATTGGGCGAGGTGGCCACATTATTGTTCCGGCGTTCGCCGTGGAACGGACTCAGCAACTGGTACTGCTGCTGCATCAGCTTATTGATGAGAAGCAGATTCCGGATATACCGATTTTTGTGGACAGTCCGCTGGCGGTTGCTGTGACCGATGTCTTTCGCAAGCATACGGAGGATTGGGACAAAGAGGCGTGCGTGTTCTACAGCAAGGGTACGGACCCCTTTGGATGGGAACGATTGCGCTATACCCGTACGGTGCAGGAGAGTAAGGCTCTGAATGATCTGCGCGTACCTTTTCTGGTGATGTCAGCGTCGGGGATGTGCGAGGCCGGACGGATACTGCATCATCTGAAGAATGGGATCGAAGATCCGCGCAACCTGGTGCTGATTACTGGCTATCAGGCGGCAAATACGCTGGGCCGAAAGATTGTAGATAGGCTGCCGGAGGTGAACATCTTTGGCGAGCCAATGCGTCTGCGGGCGGAGGTCGATTCGATCGGCGAACTGAGCGGTCATGCGGATCAGAGTGAGTTGTTGGCGTGGATGGAACCTGCGGTGAAGGGGTTGAAGAAGGTGTTTTTGGTGCACGGCGAGCCGCTCGCACAAGAGGCACTGAAGGAAGAGATCGAAAAACGATATGGGCTGGAGGTCGTGTGCCCTAAGCGCGGAGATAGATTCGAAGTGAGCTAG
- a CDS encoding ChbG/HpnK family deacetylase — protein sequence MASRLIINADDFGLTPGINRAIAQLHEAGALTSATLMATGAAFDDAVSIARAHPTLGIGCHIVLTDGIPVSPPQSIPTLLGADGKTFRPSLLDFVQALLRGIIREDDIEREALAQIQKLQRAGIDVTHIDTHKHTHLFPAASRPLLHIAQRCSIGAIRNPFEPAFTRRLPHAPLKRRLQFALLKTLRPRFTQLSQLRHAHVLTTDGTLGVSATGNVTPATLTEILNALPSGGTYEIVCHPGYNDADLDRVRTRLRSHREIEMQALLRAIPAILMQPNPPELIHYGNLGAFDTLRENGQFSPNTGYEKVL from the coding sequence ATGGCATCTCGCCTCATCATTAACGCGGACGACTTCGGCCTAACCCCCGGCATTAACCGAGCTATCGCCCAGCTTCATGAGGCTGGAGCCCTCACTTCAGCCACTCTCATGGCGACCGGGGCCGCATTCGACGACGCCGTATCTATCGCCCGTGCTCACCCCACACTTGGCATCGGCTGCCATATCGTCCTCACCGACGGCATCCCCGTCTCGCCCCCCCAGAGCATCCCCACCCTACTAGGCGCCGATGGCAAGACCTTCCGCCCCTCGCTCCTCGATTTTGTCCAAGCCCTTCTCCGCGGAATCATCCGCGAAGACGACATCGAGCGCGAGGCTCTGGCTCAGATTCAGAAACTCCAACGCGCCGGTATCGATGTCACCCACATCGACACCCACAAACATACCCATCTCTTCCCTGCCGCCTCGCGACCGCTCCTGCATATCGCCCAACGCTGTTCCATCGGAGCCATACGTAACCCCTTCGAGCCTGCCTTTACGCGGCGGCTTCCCCACGCCCCCCTTAAGCGTCGCCTACAATTCGCCCTCCTCAAGACTCTCCGCCCCAGATTCACCCAGCTTAGCCAACTTCGCCACGCCCATGTCCTTACTACTGACGGCACTCTCGGCGTCTCAGCCACAGGCAACGTTACTCCAGCCACACTCACCGAGATTCTTAACGCTCTCCCCTCGGGAGGAACGTACGAGATTGTCTGCCACCCTGGCTACAATGACGCAGACCTCGATCGCGTCCGCACCAGACTACGCTCCCATCGCGAGATCGAGATGCAGGCCCTCCTCAGGGCCATCCCCGCCATTCTCATGCAACCGAATCCGCCTGAGCTCATCCATTACGGTAACCTCGGAGCCTTCGATACTCTTCGAGAGAATGGTCAGTTTAGCCCCAACACCGGCTATGAAAAGGTGCTGTAA